The following proteins are encoded in a genomic region of Columba livia isolate bColLiv1 breed racing homer chromosome 17, bColLiv1.pat.W.v2, whole genome shotgun sequence:
- the PISD gene encoding phosphatidylserine decarboxylase proenzyme, mitochondrial isoform X1, whose amino-acid sequence MAAAVAWGGVAVLRRSRYGLLTSYNFLVYEHLGVRTGVLWKQPPSRTFFSDKKKFHTASVGQAFRLRPFHVLVATAGGYAGYRKYEGYKLEQLEERGIEVPVKLASEWKVALYKSVPTRLLSRAWGRLNQVELPTWLRKPVYSLYIWTFGVNMKEAAVEDLHHYRNLSEFFRRKLKPQARPVCCVHSVISPSDGKILNFGQVKNCEVEQVKGVTYSLESFLGPRISREELRFSQAPPRNSFQQQLVTKEGNELYHCVIYLAPGDYHCFHSPTDWRVSHRRHFPGSLMSVNPGVARWIKELFCHNERVVLTGDWKHGFFSLTAVGATNVGSIRIYFDQDLHTNSPCYSKGSYNDFSFISNNNKEGIPMRKGEHLGEFNLGSTIVLIFEAPKDFKFQLKAGQKIRFGEALGSL is encoded by the exons ATGGCGGCGGCCGTGGCGTGGGGCGGCGTGGCCGTGCTGCGGCGGAGCAGGTACGG TTTGCTGACGAGCTATAACTTCCTTGTATACGAGCACCTGGGGGTCAGAACTGGAGTCCTGTGGAAGCAGCCGCCTTCCCGGACGTTTTTCAGCG ACAAGAAGAAGTTTCATACTGCTTCAGTAGGACAAGCCTTCCGCCTGCGCCCCTTCCATGTTCTGGTAGCTACCGCTGGCGGATACGCAGGATACAGAAAGTATGAGGGTTACAAGTTGGAACAGCTGGAGGAGAGGGGCATAGAGGTGCCTGTGAAGCTTGCAAGTGAGTGGAAG GTTGCTCTGTACAAATCGGTACCGACTCGCCTGCTCTCGCGAGCCTGGGGTCGCCTGAACCAGGTGGAGCTGCCCACGTGGCTGCGGAAGCCCGTTTACAGCCTGTACATCTGGACGTTCGGCGTGAACATGAAGGAGGCGGCTGTTGAAGATCTGCACCACTACAGGAACCTCAGCGAGTTCTTCCGCAGGAAGCTGAAACCGCAAGCGCGGCCGGTCTGCTGCGTGCACAGTGTG ATTAGTCCTTCTGATGGAAAGATCCTTAATTTTGGACAGGTGAAAAACTGTGAAGTAGAGCAAGTAAAAGGGGTCACGTATTCTCTGGAATCTTTCTTGGGACCGCGAatcagcagagaggagctgcgCTTTAGCCAGG cccCACCTCGTAACTCTTTTCAGCAACAACTAGTGACCAAGGAGGGGAATGAGCTCTATCACTGTGTGATCTACCTTGCACCAGGGGATTATCACTGCTTCCACTCCCCCACCGACTGGAGGGTGTCACACCGCCGCCACTTCCCAG GCTCTCTGATGTCTGTGAATCCCGGAGTTGCTCGTTGGATCAAGGAACTGTTCTGCCACAATGAACGGGTTGTCCTTACAGGGGACTGGAAACACGGGTTTTTCTCTTTAACAGCTGTTGGAGCAACAAATGTGGGCTCTATCCGCATCTACTTTGACCAG GACTTGCACACCAACAGTCCATGTTACTCTAAAGGTTCCTACAATGACTTCAGCTTCATATCTAACAACAACAAGGAGGGGATCCCCATGAGGAAAGGAGAGCATTTAGGGGAATTCAACTTGGGCTCTACAATCGTACTAATCTTTGAGGCACCCAAGGACTTCAAATTCCAACTCAAAGCTGGACAGAAAATCCGCTTTGGAGAAGCACTGGGCTCTCTATAG
- the PISD gene encoding phosphatidylserine decarboxylase proenzyme, mitochondrial isoform X2, with the protein MAAAVAWGGVAVLRRSSLLTSYNFLVYEHLGVRTGVLWKQPPSRTFFSDKKKFHTASVGQAFRLRPFHVLVATAGGYAGYRKYEGYKLEQLEERGIEVPVKLASEWKVALYKSVPTRLLSRAWGRLNQVELPTWLRKPVYSLYIWTFGVNMKEAAVEDLHHYRNLSEFFRRKLKPQARPVCCVHSVISPSDGKILNFGQVKNCEVEQVKGVTYSLESFLGPRISREELRFSQAPPRNSFQQQLVTKEGNELYHCVIYLAPGDYHCFHSPTDWRVSHRRHFPGSLMSVNPGVARWIKELFCHNERVVLTGDWKHGFFSLTAVGATNVGSIRIYFDQDLHTNSPCYSKGSYNDFSFISNNNKEGIPMRKGEHLGEFNLGSTIVLIFEAPKDFKFQLKAGQKIRFGEALGSL; encoded by the exons ATGGCGGCGGCCGTGGCGTGGGGCGGCGTGGCCGTGCTGCGGCGGAGCAG TTTGCTGACGAGCTATAACTTCCTTGTATACGAGCACCTGGGGGTCAGAACTGGAGTCCTGTGGAAGCAGCCGCCTTCCCGGACGTTTTTCAGCG ACAAGAAGAAGTTTCATACTGCTTCAGTAGGACAAGCCTTCCGCCTGCGCCCCTTCCATGTTCTGGTAGCTACCGCTGGCGGATACGCAGGATACAGAAAGTATGAGGGTTACAAGTTGGAACAGCTGGAGGAGAGGGGCATAGAGGTGCCTGTGAAGCTTGCAAGTGAGTGGAAG GTTGCTCTGTACAAATCGGTACCGACTCGCCTGCTCTCGCGAGCCTGGGGTCGCCTGAACCAGGTGGAGCTGCCCACGTGGCTGCGGAAGCCCGTTTACAGCCTGTACATCTGGACGTTCGGCGTGAACATGAAGGAGGCGGCTGTTGAAGATCTGCACCACTACAGGAACCTCAGCGAGTTCTTCCGCAGGAAGCTGAAACCGCAAGCGCGGCCGGTCTGCTGCGTGCACAGTGTG ATTAGTCCTTCTGATGGAAAGATCCTTAATTTTGGACAGGTGAAAAACTGTGAAGTAGAGCAAGTAAAAGGGGTCACGTATTCTCTGGAATCTTTCTTGGGACCGCGAatcagcagagaggagctgcgCTTTAGCCAGG cccCACCTCGTAACTCTTTTCAGCAACAACTAGTGACCAAGGAGGGGAATGAGCTCTATCACTGTGTGATCTACCTTGCACCAGGGGATTATCACTGCTTCCACTCCCCCACCGACTGGAGGGTGTCACACCGCCGCCACTTCCCAG GCTCTCTGATGTCTGTGAATCCCGGAGTTGCTCGTTGGATCAAGGAACTGTTCTGCCACAATGAACGGGTTGTCCTTACAGGGGACTGGAAACACGGGTTTTTCTCTTTAACAGCTGTTGGAGCAACAAATGTGGGCTCTATCCGCATCTACTTTGACCAG GACTTGCACACCAACAGTCCATGTTACTCTAAAGGTTCCTACAATGACTTCAGCTTCATATCTAACAACAACAAGGAGGGGATCCCCATGAGGAAAGGAGAGCATTTAGGGGAATTCAACTTGGGCTCTACAATCGTACTAATCTTTGAGGCACCCAAGGACTTCAAATTCCAACTCAAAGCTGGACAGAAAATCCGCTTTGGAGAAGCACTGGGCTCTCTATAG
- the PISD gene encoding phosphatidylserine decarboxylase proenzyme, mitochondrial isoform X5 produces MCQSNTLQGPDLHTGKWLQFPQLALRRRLGQLSCMSRPALKLRSWPLTILYYLLPFGALKPLTRVGWRPMSRVALYKSVPTRLLSRAWGRLNQVELPTWLRKPVYSLYIWTFGVNMKEAAVEDLHHYRNLSEFFRRKLKPQARPVCCVHSVISPSDGKILNFGQVKNCEVEQVKGVTYSLESFLGPRISREELRFSQAPPRNSFQQQLVTKEGNELYHCVIYLAPGDYHCFHSPTDWRVSHRRHFPGSLMSVNPGVARWIKELFCHNERVVLTGDWKHGFFSLTAVGATNVGSIRIYFDQDLHTNSPCYSKGSYNDFSFISNNNKEGIPMRKGEHLGEFNLGSTIVLIFEAPKDFKFQLKAGQKIRFGEALGSL; encoded by the exons ATGTGTCAGTCAAACACCCTGCAGGGACCAGATCTGCACACAGGGAAATG GTTGCAATTTCCCCAGCTGGCCCTGAGGCGAAGGTTGGGCCAGCTGAGCTGTATGTCTAGGCCTGCTCTGAAACTCCGTTCTTGGCCTCTGACTATTCTCTATTATCTTCTGCCTTTCGGTGCTCTTAAACCCTTGACCAGAGTGGGATGGAGGCCTATGAGCAGG GTTGCTCTGTACAAATCGGTACCGACTCGCCTGCTCTCGCGAGCCTGGGGTCGCCTGAACCAGGTGGAGCTGCCCACGTGGCTGCGGAAGCCCGTTTACAGCCTGTACATCTGGACGTTCGGCGTGAACATGAAGGAGGCGGCTGTTGAAGATCTGCACCACTACAGGAACCTCAGCGAGTTCTTCCGCAGGAAGCTGAAACCGCAAGCGCGGCCGGTCTGCTGCGTGCACAGTGTG ATTAGTCCTTCTGATGGAAAGATCCTTAATTTTGGACAGGTGAAAAACTGTGAAGTAGAGCAAGTAAAAGGGGTCACGTATTCTCTGGAATCTTTCTTGGGACCGCGAatcagcagagaggagctgcgCTTTAGCCAGG cccCACCTCGTAACTCTTTTCAGCAACAACTAGTGACCAAGGAGGGGAATGAGCTCTATCACTGTGTGATCTACCTTGCACCAGGGGATTATCACTGCTTCCACTCCCCCACCGACTGGAGGGTGTCACACCGCCGCCACTTCCCAG GCTCTCTGATGTCTGTGAATCCCGGAGTTGCTCGTTGGATCAAGGAACTGTTCTGCCACAATGAACGGGTTGTCCTTACAGGGGACTGGAAACACGGGTTTTTCTCTTTAACAGCTGTTGGAGCAACAAATGTGGGCTCTATCCGCATCTACTTTGACCAG GACTTGCACACCAACAGTCCATGTTACTCTAAAGGTTCCTACAATGACTTCAGCTTCATATCTAACAACAACAAGGAGGGGATCCCCATGAGGAAAGGAGAGCATTTAGGGGAATTCAACTTGGGCTCTACAATCGTACTAATCTTTGAGGCACCCAAGGACTTCAAATTCCAACTCAAAGCTGGACAGAAAATCCGCTTTGGAGAAGCACTGGGCTCTCTATAG
- the PISD gene encoding phosphatidylserine decarboxylase proenzyme, mitochondrial isoform X4, with product MCQSNTLQGPDLHTGKWLRSGNGGSSSCAGDQHPQLESPGPAGSAGGTPNRRTRFRLQFPQLALRRRLGQLSCMSRPALKLRSWPLTILYYLLPFGALKPLTRVGWRPMSRVALYKSVPTRLLSRAWGRLNQVELPTWLRKPVYSLYIWTFGVNMKEAAVEDLHHYRNLSEFFRRKLKPQARPVCCVHSVISPSDGKILNFGQVKNCEVEQVKGVTYSLESFLGPRISREELRFSQAPPRNSFQQQLVTKEGNELYHCVIYLAPGDYHCFHSPTDWRVSHRRHFPGSLMSVNPGVARWIKELFCHNERVVLTGDWKHGFFSLTAVGATNVGSIRIYFDQDLHTNSPCYSKGSYNDFSFISNNNKEGIPMRKGEHLGEFNLGSTIVLIFEAPKDFKFQLKAGQKIRFGEALGSL from the exons ATGTGTCAGTCAAACACCCTGCAGGGACCAGATCTGCACACAGGGAAATG GCTGCGTTCAGGGaacggcggcagcagcagctgtgccgGGGACCAGCACCCACAACTGGAGAGTCCAGGCCCGGCTGGCTCTGCCGGTGGTACACCAAATAGGAGAACTCGCTTCAG GTTGCAATTTCCCCAGCTGGCCCTGAGGCGAAGGTTGGGCCAGCTGAGCTGTATGTCTAGGCCTGCTCTGAAACTCCGTTCTTGGCCTCTGACTATTCTCTATTATCTTCTGCCTTTCGGTGCTCTTAAACCCTTGACCAGAGTGGGATGGAGGCCTATGAGCAGG GTTGCTCTGTACAAATCGGTACCGACTCGCCTGCTCTCGCGAGCCTGGGGTCGCCTGAACCAGGTGGAGCTGCCCACGTGGCTGCGGAAGCCCGTTTACAGCCTGTACATCTGGACGTTCGGCGTGAACATGAAGGAGGCGGCTGTTGAAGATCTGCACCACTACAGGAACCTCAGCGAGTTCTTCCGCAGGAAGCTGAAACCGCAAGCGCGGCCGGTCTGCTGCGTGCACAGTGTG ATTAGTCCTTCTGATGGAAAGATCCTTAATTTTGGACAGGTGAAAAACTGTGAAGTAGAGCAAGTAAAAGGGGTCACGTATTCTCTGGAATCTTTCTTGGGACCGCGAatcagcagagaggagctgcgCTTTAGCCAGG cccCACCTCGTAACTCTTTTCAGCAACAACTAGTGACCAAGGAGGGGAATGAGCTCTATCACTGTGTGATCTACCTTGCACCAGGGGATTATCACTGCTTCCACTCCCCCACCGACTGGAGGGTGTCACACCGCCGCCACTTCCCAG GCTCTCTGATGTCTGTGAATCCCGGAGTTGCTCGTTGGATCAAGGAACTGTTCTGCCACAATGAACGGGTTGTCCTTACAGGGGACTGGAAACACGGGTTTTTCTCTTTAACAGCTGTTGGAGCAACAAATGTGGGCTCTATCCGCATCTACTTTGACCAG GACTTGCACACCAACAGTCCATGTTACTCTAAAGGTTCCTACAATGACTTCAGCTTCATATCTAACAACAACAAGGAGGGGATCCCCATGAGGAAAGGAGAGCATTTAGGGGAATTCAACTTGGGCTCTACAATCGTACTAATCTTTGAGGCACCCAAGGACTTCAAATTCCAACTCAAAGCTGGACAGAAAATCCGCTTTGGAGAAGCACTGGGCTCTCTATAG
- the PISD gene encoding phosphatidylserine decarboxylase proenzyme, mitochondrial isoform X3, producing the protein MVRCYKALSNPPPSCYNLRKVKIHVRRLRSGNGGSSSCAGDQHPQLESPGPAGSAGGTPNRRTRFRLQFPQLALRRRLGQLSCMSRPALKLRSWPLTILYYLLPFGALKPLTRVGWRPMSRVALYKSVPTRLLSRAWGRLNQVELPTWLRKPVYSLYIWTFGVNMKEAAVEDLHHYRNLSEFFRRKLKPQARPVCCVHSVISPSDGKILNFGQVKNCEVEQVKGVTYSLESFLGPRISREELRFSQAPPRNSFQQQLVTKEGNELYHCVIYLAPGDYHCFHSPTDWRVSHRRHFPGSLMSVNPGVARWIKELFCHNERVVLTGDWKHGFFSLTAVGATNVGSIRIYFDQDLHTNSPCYSKGSYNDFSFISNNNKEGIPMRKGEHLGEFNLGSTIVLIFEAPKDFKFQLKAGQKIRFGEALGSL; encoded by the exons ATGGTGAGATGCTATAAAGCTTTATCTAACCCTCCACCCTCTTGCTACAACCTCCGCAAAGTTAAAATTCATGTCCGGAGGCTGCGTTCAGGGaacggcggcagcagcagctgtgccgGGGACCAGCACCCACAACTGGAGAGTCCAGGCCCGGCTGGCTCTGCCGGTGGTACACCAAATAGGAGAACTCGCTTCAG GTTGCAATTTCCCCAGCTGGCCCTGAGGCGAAGGTTGGGCCAGCTGAGCTGTATGTCTAGGCCTGCTCTGAAACTCCGTTCTTGGCCTCTGACTATTCTCTATTATCTTCTGCCTTTCGGTGCTCTTAAACCCTTGACCAGAGTGGGATGGAGGCCTATGAGCAGG GTTGCTCTGTACAAATCGGTACCGACTCGCCTGCTCTCGCGAGCCTGGGGTCGCCTGAACCAGGTGGAGCTGCCCACGTGGCTGCGGAAGCCCGTTTACAGCCTGTACATCTGGACGTTCGGCGTGAACATGAAGGAGGCGGCTGTTGAAGATCTGCACCACTACAGGAACCTCAGCGAGTTCTTCCGCAGGAAGCTGAAACCGCAAGCGCGGCCGGTCTGCTGCGTGCACAGTGTG ATTAGTCCTTCTGATGGAAAGATCCTTAATTTTGGACAGGTGAAAAACTGTGAAGTAGAGCAAGTAAAAGGGGTCACGTATTCTCTGGAATCTTTCTTGGGACCGCGAatcagcagagaggagctgcgCTTTAGCCAGG cccCACCTCGTAACTCTTTTCAGCAACAACTAGTGACCAAGGAGGGGAATGAGCTCTATCACTGTGTGATCTACCTTGCACCAGGGGATTATCACTGCTTCCACTCCCCCACCGACTGGAGGGTGTCACACCGCCGCCACTTCCCAG GCTCTCTGATGTCTGTGAATCCCGGAGTTGCTCGTTGGATCAAGGAACTGTTCTGCCACAATGAACGGGTTGTCCTTACAGGGGACTGGAAACACGGGTTTTTCTCTTTAACAGCTGTTGGAGCAACAAATGTGGGCTCTATCCGCATCTACTTTGACCAG GACTTGCACACCAACAGTCCATGTTACTCTAAAGGTTCCTACAATGACTTCAGCTTCATATCTAACAACAACAAGGAGGGGATCCCCATGAGGAAAGGAGAGCATTTAGGGGAATTCAACTTGGGCTCTACAATCGTACTAATCTTTGAGGCACCCAAGGACTTCAAATTCCAACTCAAAGCTGGACAGAAAATCCGCTTTGGAGAAGCACTGGGCTCTCTATAG